The following is a genomic window from Homalodisca vitripennis isolate AUS2020 chromosome 5, UT_GWSS_2.1, whole genome shotgun sequence.
AACCGGTCAGTCAAGTGTATGTATATAAGGTAAGAACACGTTAAAACTAGAAAACgtagtatatataaatttaaagcgAAGTGAGTTCGTGGGATATAAGCTAACtcctgtataattaaataaataaaggtatatagaacacaaatattaatttttttatgtgtcagtacattattttaagttaagattttaataattgaaatttgaaatgaacaatgttaaataatttagtcACACTAACCGTTTTATGTATATTGTACcgtatttcttttttaaagtttgttttagacGATTGAAAGATTGTGAAGAACACAGGATTAGtctggacatttgccatggttttgtgatacaaaaatcagtgtTAATGATCACTACATAGCAAATATCTATAATAAGTCCTATTACCTTCACTTAACGCATTCCCAAGTAGGAGTACACTATACCCCGTGTTACGTAActggtttcgctgaggttgcatgctaGTTGTATAGTATTTAGCTCACATCATAAAGCTACATGTGGTAGATTACGGattaatttattctgcaattttttcATTTCCATCATGGCTATCTATAACgtacaatgtaaaatgttcacTAGTGCTCAATGAAGTACTAAGCAATAACATCGAATTCAGTTTTGCCTATAAAGAAACTAAGCTTTATGCACAATGTCAAGACAATAGGTCAGTTTACATTAGAGATATTATGCGGACAGAAAGAAAGACGGAGAGAAATAAACCTTTTTCAGTCCCTTGAACGATAGGCTTTGTAAAAGATCAGCCAATAAATAAGTGAAATTGCCGTTATTAATTCGAGCGTTTCTTAGAAACGCTGATTTTCAGTCCAAACTCATGTCACGTTTAAGTATTACAAGTTTCAACATTGAAGCAAATCATAACAAAActtaatgtacaatatatttaacgCGAGAtgtacatagaaatgaagcttcctacaaaatttcaagttcgtATGTCAGTTCATTCGTATGCCGTATCGTATGGACACACGATAATGAAGATATTTGTTAAATGATAGGTTTCACtaaccaattaattaaattaggttattcaatatgttagtttggttgttaaaaacatatgtgtaacAGGAGCAatcgaataaaataataattgattgacAAAAAATAAGGACTCTGTGGCGTAATTCTGAAATTCTCGATTGGCCAGTGAGAGTCCTGGAGTCCGAACTAACGGAGTACTTCttgttcattaatatttaatgatattatattttactgtgcatctttaaaatgtaataaaccaatataactaatttaattaaatgttataaattgtttagcccatttaaatcattaagaaatacaaatttttatttttattaaaattcatttgaaacatTGAGGAATACTGTATTGATATGaaagtaatttgttataaaatattttaacatacaacATAGTGAtttgaatattgttataaaacttttcttctttaacaacttttatttcaaaacataaattaagaaaCCATGAAATAATTACCAGTATGTCGTATTAGatcaaatttgtgttttatagttaaaatgagattaaaaatattacgatTTGTTGTGAAGATGGTGAATGAAACTTAAAGAAGGGcaacaaaaccaattttataatctgttaattttgcttaaaacttatCTACTCGTAGATGGTGCAAagcttaattaataattattaatatatgcatttattacgttattatgaaCTTTTGCATTTGTCTAAAGTAAGTGAACAAAATTTACAAGTATTCTTTGAAATTTAAcgagtgaaataaatatttattatcacagTCACTGCTCTACCAAGAAATAATGATCACGTTGGTCCGTAAAGAAAAACATGGCAACATACTTTTCCATTTATAgaatttgatataattataacaacttattcttgagaatatttaaatttttagacacTTTCATACTTAACCCTTAGTAGCTTAAATTACTACTCCTATCTGTTTTAAGTATACAAGCTAGGTTAAGCTATTTATTGAATATACACATTAGaatgtatgttttgttttattgacagAGTTTCATTGAGAAATCAATTGAAAATCCGTCTTGGATAAATCATGAACACGTCCGCTCTGAGCACTTCGACGATGGTCGTGGGTATCGACGTCACAACTTCCAATATAACTGGGGACGGCAACCCGAGTCCTCCCGCTGATACGCTGTCACCTATCGTCTTCTACGCCGTGTTTTCCACAATTTTTGTGGTGGGTCTGATCGGGAACAGTCTGTTGATCCTGATCTTCGCCCGACACAAGACTATGAGGACGGTTCCGAACACCTACATCTTCAATCTCGCGGTGGCAGACCTTCTGACGACCTTGAGTTGTGCTCTCGCTCCCCTCCTGGACAACACTGGAGAGACTCTCCCTCTATTCTGCAAGACCTTCCAGGTCATCTTGGAGTCGTCCATGGGAGTATCCGCCTTCACCCTTACTGCCCTCAGTGCCGAGCGGTACTACGTGATCGCTCACCCTCTCAAGAACAAGGTATCCTCTAAAAAATTTACGGTGTGTGCTGTCCTGTCGACCTGGCTCATCTCTGTTTCCTTCGTTGTCGGAAAGATGGTCTTGAAGTCTCCTGGCAGCAGCTCAGGATGTGTGCAAATGTACGATCCGACCTCTTTCGCTAACACATATACGCTGATCGACTTTATCGTGTTCTATTTGATCCCTGTAGGCGTCATCGCC
Proteins encoded in this region:
- the LOC124363848 gene encoding neuropeptide CCHamide-2 receptor-like → MNTSALSTSTMVVGIDVTTSNITGDGNPSPPADTLSPIVFYAVFSTIFVVGLIGNSLLILIFARHKTMRTVPNTYIFNLAVADLLTTLSCALAPLLDNTGETLPLFCKTFQVILESSMGVSAFTLTALSAERYYVIAHPLKNKVSSKKFTVCAVLSTWLISVSFVVGKMVLKSPGSSSGCVQMYDPTSFANTYTLIDFIVFYLIPVGVIADFYILMAYELYFGNRNFRKRSVSNSTNHLRVRKRIAGTVLVLVIMYAVCYFPYNFMSLKLYFDKDFHNNQVWSLATNIIFCVGCIHNCFNPIILYSLSKSFRGHFNNYLFYSIFRKTIPVQEEHTDCQCSRCSKKTISKHSVTTKV